A region from the Variovorax paradoxus genome encodes:
- a CDS encoding type VI secretion system Vgr family protein — protein MHRVVKAHTPLGDDRLMFRSMNGTEGLSQPFEFEVDLLSASASIDLKSVLGKPLSLEIQTAGEPRFLNGQVVRFSMAGREGGTSRHTVYRATVRPWLWYLTRSSDNKIFQDKTVVEILEEVFGDYGFAFEKQLGGTYRCWEYCVQYNESDFAFVSRLMELEGIYYYFKHEQNQHTLVLADDIGAHDPIPGYETIDYFAADRDISQDMEVIRDWQPSEELRSGRYTVDDFNFTTPKGDLMNVRSQPLGGDNASYEMYEWLGDYPAAGDGEHYARVRLEEAQALAQRSAGQATVRGMAPGYKFTMRNSPRSDDNQEYLAVAVSYSLREGGYATGAEDGEYNFDFVVQPTALAFRAPRHTPPPRTSGPQTATVVGPEGEEIWTDQYGRVKVQFHWDRYGQRNENSSRFVRVSQIWAGERFGGVFTPRIGQEVIVDFIGGRPDRPVIVGRVYNADQMPPFALPGEATKSGIVTRSSKGGSEATANAFVFEDRMGAEQILVHAQRNLDVEVEGDETHTTNRTRTTLIKGHESATYETGEERHITGGAVETIDGGEERTVTGGATETVTEGEERTITGGAIETISGGETRTVNGGIVETDNGNVVLAVNGSTVRLVTGADIRVTAAGRLEIINAMDGKLVLGPHSTTVTGTKTVSAPTMTYNSTNYTINTVNYTLNAKVAILNTPGYTGNAADQGWVDQQKDIVSNQRVRLFIGATDLFGIKVQVAGVNTMLSGIFANWSYLFWLDALINIKVNVKSRVKAGTVQKKGPFVVTVNLKRNKK, from the coding sequence ATGCACAGAGTCGTAAAGGCGCACACACCGCTGGGCGACGACCGGTTGATGTTCCGCTCGATGAACGGAACGGAGGGCTTGTCTCAGCCGTTCGAGTTCGAAGTCGACCTGCTGAGCGCGAGCGCATCGATCGATCTGAAGTCGGTGCTGGGCAAGCCGCTGTCGCTGGAGATCCAGACAGCGGGAGAGCCGCGTTTCCTCAATGGCCAGGTGGTTCGCTTCTCGATGGCGGGCCGCGAAGGCGGCACCTCGCGCCACACCGTGTACCGGGCCACCGTACGGCCGTGGCTGTGGTACCTCACGCGCTCGAGCGACAACAAGATCTTCCAGGACAAGACCGTCGTCGAGATCCTGGAAGAAGTGTTCGGCGACTACGGCTTTGCCTTCGAGAAGCAGCTCGGCGGCACCTACCGGTGCTGGGAATACTGCGTGCAGTACAACGAGAGCGACTTCGCCTTCGTGAGCCGCCTGATGGAGCTCGAAGGCATCTACTACTACTTCAAGCACGAGCAGAACCAGCACACGCTGGTGCTGGCCGACGACATCGGCGCGCACGATCCGATACCCGGCTACGAGACCATCGACTACTTCGCGGCCGACCGCGACATCAGCCAAGACATGGAAGTCATCCGCGACTGGCAGCCCAGCGAAGAGCTTCGCTCGGGCCGCTACACCGTGGACGACTTCAACTTCACCACGCCCAAGGGTGACCTGATGAACGTGCGCAGCCAGCCGCTGGGCGGCGACAACGCCAGCTACGAGATGTACGAGTGGCTGGGTGACTACCCCGCTGCCGGTGACGGCGAGCACTACGCGCGCGTGCGGCTGGAAGAGGCACAGGCCCTGGCGCAGCGAAGCGCGGGCCAGGCGACCGTGCGCGGCATGGCGCCGGGCTACAAGTTCACCATGCGCAACTCGCCGCGCTCGGACGACAACCAGGAGTACCTGGCCGTGGCCGTGTCGTATTCGCTGCGCGAAGGCGGCTATGCGACGGGCGCGGAGGACGGCGAATACAACTTCGACTTCGTGGTGCAGCCCACCGCGCTGGCCTTCAGGGCGCCGCGCCACACGCCCCCGCCGCGCACCAGCGGCCCGCAGACGGCGACGGTTGTCGGTCCTGAGGGCGAGGAGATCTGGACCGACCAGTACGGCCGCGTGAAGGTGCAGTTCCACTGGGACCGCTACGGCCAGCGCAACGAGAACAGCTCGCGCTTCGTGCGGGTGTCGCAGATCTGGGCGGGAGAGCGCTTCGGAGGCGTGTTCACGCCGCGCATCGGGCAGGAGGTGATCGTCGACTTCATCGGCGGCAGGCCCGACCGGCCGGTGATCGTGGGGCGCGTGTACAACGCCGACCAGATGCCGCCGTTTGCCTTGCCGGGCGAGGCGACCAAGAGCGGGATCGTCACGCGGTCATCCAAGGGCGGCTCGGAGGCCACGGCCAATGCCTTCGTGTTCGAGGACAGGATGGGGGCCGAGCAGATATTGGTGCACGCGCAGCGCAACCTCGACGTGGAGGTGGAGGGCGACGAGACGCACACGACGAACAGGACGCGCACCACGCTGATCAAGGGTCACGAGTCGGCCACCTACGAGACGGGGGAAGAGCGGCACATCACGGGCGGGGCGGTGGAGACCATCGATGGCGGCGAGGAGCGCACGGTGACGGGCGGTGCGACGGAGACGGTGACGGAGGGCGAGGAGCGCACGATCACGGGCGGGGCGATCGAGACGATCAGCGGCGGAGAGACGCGCACGGTGAATGGCGGCATCGTGGAGACCGACAACGGCAACGTCGTGCTTGCGGTGAACGGCAGCACGGTGCGCCTGGTCACCGGTGCGGACATTCGCGTCACCGCGGCCGGCCGGCTCGAGATCATCAACGCCATGGACGGCAAGCTGGTACTCGGCCCACACTCGACCACGGTGACGGGCACGAAGACGGTGTCGGCGCCGACCATGACCTACAACAGCACCAACTACACGATCAACACCGTCAACTACACGCTCAATGCGAAGGTCGCGATTCTCAACACGCCGGGCTACACCGGCAATGCCGCCGACCAGGGCTGGGTCGACCAGCAGAAGGACATCGTGTCGAACCAGCGCGTGCGGCTGTTCATCGGTGCCACCGACCTGTTCGGCATCAAGGTGCAGGTGGCGGGGGTGAACACCATGCTCAGCGGAATCTTCGCGAACTGGTCATACCTGTTCTGGCTCGACGCGCTCATCAACATCAAGGTCAACGTGAAGAGTCGCGTCAAAGCGGGCACCGTCCAAAAAAAGGGGCCGTTCGTGGTCACTGTCAACCTGAAGCGCAACAAGAAATGA
- the tssH gene encoding type VI secretion system ATPase TssH, protein MTDIRRVSLFSKLNPMLYKALETATAFAKLRGNAYVELVHWLHQILQLQDSDLLRIVKRAGLNLDAVEQDLVRALDRLPHGATSISDISEHVDNAVERAWVYASLRFEAGSIRGAYLLAGIVKTPGLRQVLSGISREFDKIVPDVLIAQLPAWTEGSPEDDFDAAAAPGPASAAASHQGDGAAAGGSALAKYASDLTAKARAGELDPVYGRDDEIRQIIDILMRRRQNNPLLTGEAGVGKTAVVEGLASRLAAGDVPPSLKDVSLWVLDPTLLQAGAGVKGEFEQRLRQVIDEVENSPRPIVLFVDEVHTLVGAGGTAGTGDAANLLKPALARGRLRTIGATTWSEYKKYIEKDPALTRRFQTIQVHEPSESKAVIMLRGISAELEKHHGVLILDAALEAAVSLSHRYIPARQLPDKAVSLLDTACARVALSQHALPAAIEDLQRRIEVLGIESGIAGREAAIGVGEHQRVEDIAAHVAAARAELGLLEQRRVEESVLVERIVALRKLLSPAAVPVQAEAQEQGDAPDEEAPVDAEAAPPEPERTPEEIRAELDQAQDRLVQLQGESPLILAAVDAQAIATVVADWTGIPIGRMVRDDAQSVLRLGEILSARVVAQPDALETISRRIRTARARLDNPNKPVGVFLLCGPSGVGKTETALALSEALYGGEQNLVTINMSEFQESHTVSTLKGAPPGYVGYGEGGVLTEAVRRRPYSVVLLDEIEKAHPDVHEIFFQVFDKGWMEDGEGRHIDFRNTVIIMTSNVGTDLVMQLCEDPTLRPDPEPLAAALREPLLKVFAPALLGRLVVVPYYPLQADALHRIIRLQLDRIAARLDANHGIALDYDDSAVELVARRCTAIESGGRMIDAILTHTILPRLSEEVIGATVSARKLAGVRLSAAGDDFQYEFSEA, encoded by the coding sequence CTCGATGCGGTCGAGCAGGACCTGGTGCGCGCGCTCGACCGCCTGCCGCACGGCGCCACGTCGATCAGCGACATTTCGGAGCACGTCGACAACGCCGTCGAGCGCGCCTGGGTCTATGCGAGCCTGCGCTTCGAGGCCGGCTCGATCCGCGGCGCCTACCTGCTCGCGGGCATCGTCAAGACGCCGGGACTGCGGCAGGTGCTCTCGGGCATCTCGCGCGAGTTCGACAAGATCGTGCCCGATGTTCTCATCGCTCAGCTTCCCGCATGGACCGAAGGCTCGCCCGAGGACGACTTCGACGCTGCGGCCGCGCCAGGGCCTGCCTCCGCAGCGGCTTCCCACCAAGGAGACGGCGCTGCCGCGGGCGGCTCGGCGCTCGCCAAGTACGCGAGCGACCTGACGGCCAAGGCGCGCGCGGGCGAGCTCGATCCGGTCTACGGCCGCGACGACGAGATCCGCCAGATCATCGACATCCTCATGCGCCGGCGGCAGAACAATCCGCTGCTCACGGGCGAAGCCGGCGTGGGCAAGACGGCGGTGGTCGAGGGGCTGGCCTCGCGGCTCGCGGCGGGCGACGTGCCGCCGTCGCTCAAGGACGTGTCGCTGTGGGTGCTCGACCCCACACTGCTGCAGGCCGGCGCGGGCGTGAAGGGCGAGTTCGAGCAGCGGCTGCGCCAGGTGATCGACGAAGTCGAGAACAGTCCCAGGCCCATCGTGCTGTTCGTCGACGAGGTGCACACACTGGTTGGCGCGGGCGGCACGGCCGGCACCGGCGATGCGGCCAACCTGCTGAAGCCGGCGCTCGCGCGCGGACGGCTGCGCACCATCGGCGCTACCACGTGGTCCGAGTACAAGAAGTACATCGAGAAGGACCCGGCGCTCACGCGGCGCTTCCAGACCATCCAGGTGCACGAGCCCAGCGAGTCCAAGGCCGTGATCATGCTGCGCGGCATTTCGGCCGAGCTGGAGAAGCACCACGGCGTGCTCATTCTCGATGCCGCGCTCGAAGCGGCCGTGAGCCTGTCGCACCGCTACATTCCCGCGCGCCAGCTGCCCGACAAGGCCGTGAGCCTGCTCGACACGGCCTGCGCGCGCGTGGCCCTGAGCCAGCATGCGCTGCCCGCCGCGATCGAAGACCTGCAGCGCCGCATCGAGGTGCTGGGCATCGAGTCGGGCATTGCGGGGCGCGAGGCGGCAATCGGCGTCGGCGAGCACCAGCGCGTGGAGGACATTGCGGCACACGTGGCCGCGGCGCGGGCCGAGCTCGGCCTGCTCGAGCAGCGTCGCGTGGAAGAAAGCGTGCTCGTCGAGCGCATCGTGGCGCTGCGCAAGCTGCTGTCGCCCGCGGCGGTGCCCGTGCAGGCCGAGGCGCAAGAGCAGGGCGACGCGCCGGATGAAGAAGCTCCGGTGGACGCCGAGGCCGCCCCGCCCGAACCCGAGAGAACACCCGAAGAGATCCGCGCCGAACTCGACCAGGCGCAGGACAGGCTGGTGCAGCTGCAGGGCGAATCCCCGCTCATCCTGGCCGCCGTCGACGCGCAGGCCATTGCCACCGTGGTGGCCGACTGGACCGGCATTCCGATCGGCCGCATGGTGCGCGACGATGCGCAGTCGGTGCTGCGCCTCGGCGAAATTCTCTCGGCCCGCGTGGTGGCCCAGCCCGATGCGCTGGAGACCATCTCGCGGCGCATCCGCACCGCGCGTGCGCGGCTCGACAATCCGAACAAGCCGGTGGGCGTGTTTCTGCTCTGCGGCCCTTCGGGCGTGGGCAAGACCGAGACCGCGCTCGCGCTGTCCGAAGCGTTGTACGGCGGCGAGCAGAACCTCGTCACCATCAACATGAGCGAGTTCCAGGAGTCGCACACCGTCTCCACGCTCAAGGGCGCGCCGCCGGGCTACGTGGGCTATGGCGAAGGCGGCGTGCTGACCGAGGCCGTGCGCCGGCGTCCCTACAGCGTGGTGCTGCTCGACGAGATCGAGAAGGCCCACCCCGACGTGCACGAGATCTTCTTCCAGGTGTTCGACAAGGGCTGGATGGAAGACGGCGAGGGCCGCCACATCGACTTCCGCAACACCGTGATCATCATGACCTCCAACGTCGGCACCGACCTGGTCATGCAGCTGTGCGAAGACCCGACCCTGCGCCCCGACCCCGAGCCCTTGGCGGCCGCATTGCGCGAACCGCTGCTCAAGGTGTTCGCGCCGGCGCTGCTGGGCCGGCTGGTTGTAGTGCCTTATTACCCGTTGCAAGCCGACGCATTGCATCGCATCATTCGCCTCCAGCTCGACCGCATTGCCGCCCGCCTCGATGCGAACCACGGCATTGCGCTGGACTACGACGACAGCGCTGTCGAACTGGTGGCGCGCCGGTGCACGGCCATCGAGTCGGGTGGACGGATGATCGATGCGATCCTCACGCACACCATCCTTCCGCGCTTGAGCGAAGAAGTCATCGGTGCCACGGTCAGCGCGCGCAAGCTCGCCGGCGTGCGGCTGTCCGCAGCGGGCGACGACTTCCAGTACGAATTTTCCGAAGCGTAA
- a CDS encoding type VI secretion system Vgr family protein has translation MARIVRAHTPLGEDQLFFRAMHGSEALSELFEFEVELLSTNPSIASASLLGKSLVLEIRTAAAPRFLHGEVTRFARIGREDGMVRHTVYRATMRPWLWYLTRASRNRTFQGCTAVEMIEEVLGAYGYAFEKKLCGSYRAWDFCAQYEETDYAFVCRLMELEGIYYWFRHEKSQHTLMLSDDISAHDELPGYACIDCFATDRPDTEDIEVIDDWQVTAEVRAGSYTVNDFNFTTPRADLASARVQPLATANADYDMYEWLGDYGAAGDGEHYARVRLEEAQSLADRSTGHATVLGLAPGYRFTMRGAPRGDDNREYLLVSVHYALREGGYATGPGAPGSYGFNFMVQPSAAPFRAPRRTPMPRTTGPQTAIVVGPEGEEVWTDEYGRVKVQFHWDRMGQNNQDSSFWVRVSQAWAGDGFGTVHVPRIGQEVIVDFIAGRVDRPIVIGRVYNAEQMPPLDLPAEDTKSGIVSRSTKGGSPASANAMVFEDRSGAEQVLLHAERRLDVEVEGDETHTTQKTRTTLIKGHESSTFETGEERHITAGALETIGGGETRTVHDGATETVSGGETRTITGGAIETITGGERRLVNGGIVETVNGDVIVTVNGSVLRLVAGADIRITGSGRVEIINAFDGKLVLGPDNTVVTGPKTVTAPDITYTSKDFTVNVTNFTINADVTTYNTPSQKVNADSQTWYQRNVKEGTGFQATATLASYDLYGIKILTSGLNWINSVVFVNLSLVNFIDWVWRKENVVIKLKETKAVEVDVALEETQSGDLSNTE, from the coding sequence ATGGCAAGAATAGTCCGTGCCCACACGCCGCTCGGCGAAGACCAGCTGTTCTTTCGCGCGATGCACGGCAGCGAGGCGCTGTCGGAGCTGTTCGAGTTCGAGGTCGAGTTGCTGAGCACCAACCCGTCGATCGCGAGCGCGTCGCTGCTGGGCAAGTCGCTGGTGCTGGAAATCCGCACGGCCGCGGCCCCGCGTTTCCTGCACGGCGAGGTGACGCGCTTCGCGCGCATTGGTCGCGAGGACGGCATGGTGCGCCACACCGTTTATCGCGCGACCATGCGGCCATGGCTCTGGTACCTCACGCGCGCGAGCCGCAACCGCACCTTCCAGGGTTGCACCGCGGTCGAGATGATCGAAGAGGTGCTGGGCGCCTACGGCTACGCGTTCGAGAAAAAACTCTGCGGCAGCTACCGGGCGTGGGACTTCTGCGCGCAGTACGAGGAAACGGACTACGCCTTCGTCTGCCGGCTGATGGAGCTGGAGGGCATCTACTACTGGTTCAGGCACGAGAAGAGCCAGCACACACTGATGCTGTCCGATGACATCTCGGCGCACGACGAACTGCCCGGCTATGCCTGCATCGACTGCTTCGCGACCGACCGTCCCGACACCGAGGACATCGAGGTGATCGATGACTGGCAGGTCACGGCCGAAGTGCGTGCTGGCAGCTACACCGTCAACGACTTCAACTTCACCACGCCCCGGGCCGACCTCGCGAGCGCCCGCGTGCAGCCGCTGGCCACCGCCAACGCCGACTACGACATGTACGAATGGCTGGGCGACTACGGCGCCGCCGGCGACGGCGAGCACTATGCGCGTGTGCGGCTCGAGGAAGCGCAGTCGCTGGCCGACCGCAGCACCGGCCATGCTACGGTGCTCGGCCTGGCGCCGGGCTACCGCTTCACGATGCGGGGCGCGCCGCGCGGCGACGACAACCGCGAGTACCTGCTGGTGTCGGTTCACTACGCACTGCGCGAAGGCGGCTATGCCACCGGCCCCGGGGCGCCCGGCAGCTACGGCTTCAATTTCATGGTGCAGCCCTCGGCAGCGCCGTTCCGCGCGCCGCGCCGCACGCCAATGCCGCGCACCACCGGCCCGCAGACCGCGATCGTGGTCGGCCCCGAGGGCGAGGAGGTCTGGACCGACGAGTACGGCCGCGTGAAGGTGCAGTTCCACTGGGACCGCATGGGGCAGAACAACCAAGACAGCTCGTTCTGGGTGCGCGTCTCCCAGGCCTGGGCCGGCGACGGCTTCGGCACCGTGCACGTGCCGCGCATCGGGCAGGAGGTGATCGTCGATTTCATCGCCGGCCGCGTCGACCGCCCGATCGTGATCGGCCGCGTCTACAACGCCGAGCAGATGCCGCCGCTGGACCTGCCGGCCGAAGACACCAAAAGCGGCATCGTGTCGCGTTCGACCAAGGGCGGCTCGCCGGCCAGTGCCAACGCCATGGTGTTCGAGGACAGGAGCGGCGCCGAGCAGGTCCTGCTGCATGCCGAGCGCAGGCTCGACGTGGAAGTGGAGGGCGACGAGACGCACACCACCCAGAAGACGCGCACCACGCTCATCAAGGGCCACGAGTCGTCCACCTTCGAGACGGGCGAGGAACGCCACATCACCGCCGGCGCGCTCGAAACCATCGGCGGCGGCGAAACCCGCACCGTGCACGACGGGGCCACCGAGACGGTGTCGGGCGGCGAGACGCGCACCATCACCGGCGGCGCGATCGAGACCATCACCGGCGGCGAACGGCGCCTGGTGAACGGCGGCATCGTCGAGACGGTGAACGGCGACGTGATCGTCACGGTCAACGGTTCGGTGCTGCGGCTGGTCGCGGGCGCGGACATCCGCATCACGGGCAGCGGCCGGGTCGAGATCATCAACGCCTTCGACGGCAAGCTGGTGCTCGGCCCCGACAACACGGTGGTCACCGGCCCGAAGACGGTCACCGCGCCCGACATCACCTATACGAGCAAGGATTTCACCGTCAACGTCACCAACTTCACGATCAATGCGGACGTGACGACCTACAACACGCCCAGCCAGAAGGTGAACGCCGACAGCCAGACCTGGTACCAGCGCAATGTGAAGGAAGGCACTGGATTCCAGGCCACGGCGACCTTGGCGTCCTACGACCTGTACGGCATCAAGATCCTGACCTCGGGTCTCAACTGGATCAATTCCGTGGTCTTCGTCAATCTGTCGCTGGTCAACTTCATCGACTGGGTCTGGCGCAAGGAGAACGTCGTCATCAAGCTGAAGGAGACCAAGGCGGTGGAGGTCGACGTGGCCCTGGAAGAAACGCAGTCCGGCGACCTGAGCAACACCGAATGA
- a CDS encoding type VI secretion system Vgr family protein yields the protein MARVVKAHTPLGDAQLMFRSMSGTEGLSQLFEFEVDLLSASASIDLKSVLGKPLSLEIQTAGEPRFLNGQVVRFSMAGREGGTSRHTVYRATVRPWLWYLTRSSDNKIFQDKTVVEILEEVFGDYGFAFEKQLGGTYRCWEYCVQYNESDFAFVSRLMELEGIYYYFKHEQNQHTLVLADDIGAHDPIPGYETIDYFAADRDISQDMEVIRDWQPSEELRSGRYTVDDFNFTTPKGDLMNVRSQPLGGDNASYEMYEWLGDYPAAGDGEHYARVRLEEAQALAQRSAGQATVRGMAPGYKFTMRNSPRSDDNQEYLAVAVSYSLREGGYATGAEDGEYNFDFVVQPTALAFRAPRHTPPPRTSGPQTATVVGPEGEEIWTDQYGRVKVQFHWDRYGQRNENSSRFVRVSQIWAGERFGGVFTPRIGQEVIVDFIGGRPDRPVIVGRVYNADQMPPFALPGEATKSGIVTRSSKGGSEATANAFVFEDRMGAEQILVHAQRNLDVEVEGDETHTTNRTRTTLIKGHESATYETGEERHITGGAVETIDGGEERTVTGGATETVTEGEERTITGGAIETISGGETRFVNGGIDETVNGNVTLTVNGSVVRLVSGADIRIVGGGRIEIINAIDTKLVLGPDTTFVAGPKTVHAPTIDHNATNYTLNTSSYTLTAKAVVYNTPKQTVNTEDHGHWRWTNFAATWAKATAWTPLAFDFYGLKVMLTASTFTSINGVFINLALLNDNENRVKKNVAIGDLGIVVSKLLKFKVKEARGAFFLRAP from the coding sequence ATGGCGAGAGTCGTAAAGGCGCACACACCGCTGGGTGATGCGCAGCTGATGTTCCGCTCGATGAGCGGAACGGAGGGTCTGTCGCAGCTGTTCGAGTTCGAAGTCGACCTGCTGAGCGCGAGCGCATCGATCGATCTGAAGTCGGTACTGGGCAAGCCGCTGTCGCTGGAGATCCAGACAGCGGGTGAGCCGCGTTTCCTCAATGGCCAGGTGGTTCGCTTCTCGATGGCGGGCCGCGAAGGCGGCACCTCGCGCCACACCGTGTACCGGGCCACCGTACGGCCGTGGCTGTGGTACCTCACGCGCTCGAGCGACAACAAGATCTTCCAGGACAAGACCGTCGTCGAGATCCTGGAAGAAGTGTTCGGCGACTACGGCTTTGCCTTCGAGAAGCAGCTCGGCGGCACCTACCGGTGCTGGGAATACTGCGTGCAGTACAACGAGAGCGACTTCGCCTTCGTGAGCCGCCTGATGGAGCTCGAAGGCATCTACTACTACTTCAAGCACGAGCAGAACCAGCACACGCTGGTGCTGGCCGACGACATCGGCGCGCACGATCCGATACCCGGCTACGAGACCATCGACTACTTCGCGGCCGACCGCGACATCAGCCAAGACATGGAAGTCATCCGCGACTGGCAGCCCAGCGAAGAGCTTCGCTCGGGCCGCTACACCGTGGACGACTTCAACTTCACCACGCCCAAGGGTGACCTGATGAACGTGCGCAGCCAGCCGCTGGGCGGCGACAACGCCAGCTACGAGATGTACGAGTGGCTGGGTGACTACCCCGCTGCCGGTGACGGCGAGCACTACGCGCGCGTGCGGCTGGAAGAGGCACAGGCCCTGGCGCAGCGAAGCGCGGGCCAGGCGACCGTGCGCGGCATGGCGCCGGGCTACAAGTTCACCATGCGCAACTCGCCGCGCTCGGACGACAACCAGGAGTACCTGGCCGTGGCCGTGTCGTATTCGCTGCGCGAAGGCGGCTATGCGACGGGCGCGGAGGACGGCGAATACAACTTCGACTTCGTGGTGCAGCCCACCGCGCTGGCCTTCAGGGCGCCGCGCCACACGCCCCCGCCGCGCACCAGCGGCCCGCAGACGGCGACGGTTGTCGGCCCCGAGGGCGAGGAAATCTGGACCGACCAGTACGGCCGCGTGAAGGTGCAGTTCCACTGGGACCGGTACGGCCAGCGCAACGAGAACAGCTCGCGCTTTGTGCGGGTGTCGCAGATCTGGGCGGGAGAGCGCTTCGGAGGCGTGTTCACGCCGCGCATCGGGCAGGAGGTGATCGTCGACTTCATCGGCGGCAGGCCCGACCGGCCGGTGATCGTGGGGCGCGTGTACAACGCCGACCAGATGCCGCCGTTTGCCTTGCCGGGCGAGGCGACCAAGAGCGGGATCGTCACGCGGTCATCCAAGGGCGGCTCGGAGGCCACGGCCAATGCCTTCGTGTTCGAGGACAGGATGGGCGCCGAGCAGATATTGGTGCATGCGCAGCGCAACCTCGACGTGGAGGTGGAGGGCGACGAGACGCACACGACGAACAGGACGCGCACCACGCTGATCAAGGGTCACGAGTCGGCCACCTACGAGACGGGGGAAGAGCGGCACATCACGGGCGGGGCGGTGGAGACCATCGATGGCGGCGAGGAGCGCACGGTGACGGGCGGTGCGACGGAGACGGTGACGGAGGGCGAGGAGCGCACGATCACGGGCGGGGCGATCGAGACGATCAGCGGCGGCGAGACGCGCTTCGTCAACGGGGGCATCGATGAAACCGTCAACGGCAACGTCACGCTGACCGTGAACGGCAGTGTGGTGCGCCTGGTGAGCGGCGCCGACATCCGCATCGTCGGCGGTGGGCGCATCGAGATCATCAACGCGATCGATACCAAGCTGGTGCTCGGCCCCGACACCACTTTCGTCGCAGGGCCGAAGACAGTGCATGCGCCGACCATCGACCACAACGCCACCAATTACACGCTCAACACCAGCAGCTACACGCTCACCGCAAAGGCGGTCGTCTACAACACGCCGAAGCAGACAGTCAACACCGAAGACCACGGCCACTGGCGCTGGACCAATTTCGCCGCGACCTGGGCCAAGGCAACCGCCTGGACGCCGCTCGCCTTCGATTTCTACGGCTTGAAGGTGATGCTGACCGCATCGACCTTCACCTCGATCAACGGCGTGTTCATCAATCTCGCGCTGCTGAACGACAACGAGAATCGGGTCAAAAAAAATGTGGCAATAGGCGATCTGGGAATCGTGGTCTCGAAGCTCCTGAAGTTCAAGGTCAAGGAGGCGAGAGGCGCGTTCTTCCTCAGAGCCCCTTGA
- a CDS encoding DUF3592 domain-containing protein has product MAWSEILLGTIGAIAMVAAVILSVFLVWSTVTTNSEYKHEERHWAQLRGHARQAEAEVLGLARPPGQLTKRGRHGAGMTATELRLAFRDEQGELREATLRTFIDEDLLSTFVRGSKVHVLYSDSVPPLVAIDRDRTQVEIPSTTAA; this is encoded by the coding sequence ATGGCATGGTCTGAGATATTGCTTGGCACGATAGGCGCGATCGCGATGGTTGCCGCGGTGATCCTGTCCGTCTTCCTGGTGTGGAGCACCGTAACCACCAACTCCGAATACAAACACGAGGAGCGGCACTGGGCGCAACTGCGGGGCCATGCACGGCAGGCTGAGGCCGAGGTGCTCGGACTCGCGCGCCCGCCCGGCCAGCTCACCAAGCGCGGGCGGCACGGCGCGGGCATGACGGCGACCGAACTGCGCCTGGCCTTTCGCGACGAGCAGGGCGAACTGCGCGAGGCCACGCTGAGGACCTTCATCGACGAGGACCTGCTCTCGACCTTCGTCAGGGGCAGCAAGGTGCATGTGCTGTATTCCGACAGCGTGCCGCCGCTGGTGGCGATCGACCGCGATCGCACGCAGGTCGAGATTCCGAGCACGACCGCCGCATGA